One uncultured Fretibacterium sp. DNA segment encodes these proteins:
- the htpG gene encoding molecular chaperone HtpG codes for MAEEKFHFQSEASELLRMMIHSVYSNRDIFLRELISNASDALDKRRIEALFNSELADFTPEIRIVRDREAHTLTVSDNGIGMTREEIVQYLGTIARSGTREFLEAGRSDDAGERLIGQFGVGFYSVFMVSERVSLVSRKLGTNDAFRFDSDGEGTYTLADAERGECGTTVTLYLRPAGEDGKDYTDEWTIRDIVKKYSDFIAWPIILNVSKRQDGRETFEDQTINSQKAIWCRPEAEVTEEEYREFYRHLTHDWKEPLSRVALNAEGSVSFKGLLFIPSEAPFDLFMNPKAGGIELYVKRVFIMNDCHDLIPEYMRFMRGVVDSEDLSLNISREILQDNPIIRVIRRSTQRKVFAHLRKLLETDRTAYEKFWTAFGRVLKEGIVQDREHAPAILELALFRSTAQEGWTTLSAYRERMKPDQEGILCLAGRDIDALRASPKLERLIEKGFEVLLMTDPVDEVILAEGLEFESVKLVNAAGDFAPAETEAERKLEEEKLRELEPAFAPLKKKTLELLGNVLEDVRPSLRMVSSPACLVDAANGMSFQMEQLMRAMGQEVRQQKRVLELNAEHPLVLRLMKMAEDGDARIEDFLAVLYDQALILEGGAISDPASFVRRLSAVMALALQ; via the coding sequence ATGGCTGAGGAAAAATTTCATTTTCAGTCGGAGGCCTCCGAGCTTCTGAGGATGATGATACACTCGGTGTACTCGAACCGGGACATTTTTCTGCGCGAGCTGATCTCGAACGCGTCGGATGCCTTGGACAAGCGGCGTATCGAGGCCCTCTTCAACTCCGAGTTGGCGGACTTCACCCCCGAAATTCGCATCGTCCGCGACAGAGAGGCCCATACCCTGACCGTCTCCGACAACGGCATAGGCATGACGCGCGAGGAGATCGTGCAGTACCTGGGGACCATCGCCAGGTCCGGAACCCGGGAGTTTCTGGAGGCCGGGAGGTCCGACGATGCCGGCGAGAGGCTGATCGGCCAGTTTGGCGTGGGCTTTTACTCGGTGTTCATGGTCTCGGAACGGGTTTCCCTCGTCTCGCGCAAGCTGGGGACCAACGATGCCTTCCGCTTCGATTCGGACGGGGAGGGGACCTATACCCTGGCCGACGCCGAGAGGGGAGAATGCGGGACGACGGTCACCCTTTACCTTCGCCCTGCCGGCGAGGACGGGAAGGACTACACCGACGAATGGACGATCCGCGACATCGTAAAGAAATACTCGGACTTCATCGCCTGGCCCATCATCCTGAACGTCTCGAAACGGCAGGACGGCAGGGAGACCTTTGAGGACCAGACCATCAATTCCCAAAAGGCCATCTGGTGCCGTCCAGAAGCCGAGGTCACGGAGGAGGAATATCGCGAGTTCTACCGCCACCTGACCCATGACTGGAAGGAACCTCTGAGCCGCGTCGCCCTGAATGCCGAGGGGTCCGTCAGCTTCAAGGGCCTGCTGTTCATCCCCTCCGAAGCGCCCTTCGACCTCTTCATGAACCCCAAGGCCGGCGGCATCGAGCTCTACGTCAAGCGGGTCTTCATCATGAACGACTGCCACGACCTCATCCCGGAATACATGCGTTTCATGAGAGGGGTCGTGGATTCCGAGGACCTCTCTTTGAACATCTCCCGCGAGATTCTCCAGGACAACCCCATCATCCGGGTCATTCGCCGGAGCACGCAGCGTAAGGTGTTCGCCCACCTCCGCAAATTGCTGGAGACGGACAGGACGGCCTACGAAAAATTCTGGACCGCCTTCGGCAGGGTCCTGAAGGAGGGGATTGTCCAGGATCGGGAGCATGCGCCAGCAATCCTCGAACTGGCCCTGTTCCGTTCGACGGCTCAGGAGGGATGGACAACCCTATCCGCCTATAGGGAGCGCATGAAACCGGATCAGGAGGGGATCCTTTGCCTTGCCGGACGGGACATCGACGCGCTCAGGGCCTCCCCGAAGCTGGAGCGTCTCATCGAGAAGGGATTTGAGGTCCTCTTGATGACGGACCCGGTGGACGAGGTGATCCTTGCGGAGGGGCTGGAGTTCGAGTCCGTCAAGCTCGTCAATGCGGCGGGGGATTTCGCCCCTGCGGAGACGGAGGCGGAACGCAAGTTGGAGGAGGAGAAGCTCAGGGAGCTGGAGCCCGCGTTTGCGCCGCTGAAAAAAAAGACCCTGGAGCTTTTGGGAAACGTCCTGGAGGATGTCCGGCCCTCGCTGCGAATGGTCTCCTCTCCTGCGTGTCTGGTGGACGCCGCGAACGGGATGTCCTTCCAGATGGAGCAGCTGATGCGCGCCATGGGGCAGGAGGTACGGCAGCAGAAGCGCGTCCTGGAGCTGAATGCGGAGCATCCGCTTGTCCTGCGCCTCATGAAGATGGCCGAGGACGGGGACGCTCGGATCGAGGACTTCCTTGCGGTCCTCTACGACCAGGCCCTGATCCTCGAGGGAGGGGCCATCTCCGATCCCGCATCCTTTGTCCGGAGGTTGAGCGCCGTCATGGCCCTGGCCCTGCAGTAG
- a CDS encoding DUF177 domain-containing protein translates to MAGAGLGDWNCIIALPQRSDTETCVEGAWDIAVPDGVDFEGQHFGLPEGCRVLAEAHWLEPSLLSVRLSLTLRAEGACARCLRETSLAISDDLLYLYFLSGVELGKDTRLGSDEGFMPVEVDFFGRTLDIADQVRESILLLLPRKLLCREDCLGLCPVCGADLNEGKCGCSRSEGDPRLEVLRNFR, encoded by the coding sequence ATGGCCGGAGCTGGACTTGGGGACTGGAACTGCATCATCGCCCTGCCTCAGCGCAGCGATACGGAAACCTGCGTTGAAGGGGCCTGGGATATTGCGGTCCCCGACGGCGTGGACTTTGAGGGACAGCATTTCGGGCTCCCCGAGGGGTGCCGTGTCCTGGCCGAGGCCCATTGGTTGGAGCCCTCGCTCCTCTCCGTAAGGCTCTCCCTGACCCTCCGGGCCGAGGGCGCCTGTGCGCGCTGTTTGAGAGAGACGTCCCTTGCAATATCGGATGATTTGTTGTATCTTTATTTTTTGTCCGGGGTGGAGTTGGGCAAGGATACCCGTCTGGGGTCCGACGAGGGGTTCATGCCGGTCGAGGTGGACTTTTTCGGGCGGACGCTGGATATTGCCGACCAGGTGAGGGAGAGTATTTTGCTCCTCCTGCCGCGAAAGCTCCTGTGCAGGGAGGATTGTCTTGGCCTCTGTCCCGTCTGCGGAGCCGACCTCAATGAGGGAAAATGCGGGTGTTCCCGGTCGGAGGGCGACCCCCGTCTGGAGGTCCTCCGCAATTTCCGGTGA
- the rpmF gene encoding 50S ribosomal protein L32 produces the protein MATPKRKTSHARTAQRKAQWLGSLATPATLACPRCGEIAMAYRACPSCGYYKGRKVVDAGAEG, from the coding sequence ATGGCAACACCCAAGAGAAAGACCTCCCACGCCCGCACGGCGCAGCGAAAGGCGCAGTGGCTGGGATCGCTTGCCACACCTGCCACTCTGGCCTGCCCGCGTTGTGGAGAGATAGCCATGGCCTATCGCGCTTGTCCCTCCTGCGGCTACTACAAGGGGCGTAAGGTCGTGGACGCTGGAGCCGAGGGGTAG
- a CDS encoding nucleotidyltransferase family protein: MDNRTPVVGIAAEYNPFHNGHLLQMASVRERLPGALFIVVLSSNFTQRGIPGLADKWSRAQMALCGGADLVLELPFLFACNAAPEFGAGATDLLARTKIATHISFGMEDAHYDTSPIFNILIQEPASFKRRLRKKLDKGLSYPRAVGGALEEELPGSGDFLSKPNNSLALSYLLRIGRQGYPLIPIPVQRAGAGYHDLERGPLPSAAAIRSALQGAQDSRWPLWVRDVMPSSTLRLLEEARMKGRFCPGPQTLWPLLQALLIRSSPEELRGCAGMDEGLENLFFKRYKDAASYDDFVGSCVCARYTRSRIQRQIIRLLAGVDRWSAAAASRIGAPYARLLGGSERGKKLLRDRARYSDIPIVTRLAAVKNPIGKLTAAAEFRASRLYELLLPKPELDYEERQTPRFEH, translated from the coding sequence ATGGACAATCGGACACCCGTTGTCGGCATCGCTGCCGAGTACAACCCCTTTCACAACGGACATCTCCTGCAAATGGCGTCGGTACGGGAGCGCCTGCCCGGTGCTTTGTTCATCGTCGTGCTGTCGTCGAACTTCACGCAGAGGGGCATCCCCGGGCTCGCCGACAAATGGTCGCGCGCACAAATGGCCCTGTGCGGCGGAGCGGATCTGGTTCTGGAACTGCCTTTTCTCTTCGCATGCAACGCAGCGCCGGAATTCGGCGCCGGAGCGACGGACCTGCTTGCGCGCACAAAAATCGCGACTCACATCTCCTTCGGCATGGAGGATGCCCACTACGACACGAGTCCAATCTTTAATATTTTAATCCAGGAGCCGGCCTCTTTCAAGCGGAGACTGAGGAAAAAACTCGACAAGGGGCTCTCCTATCCCAGGGCCGTCGGGGGAGCACTGGAGGAGGAGCTTCCGGGCTCCGGGGATTTCCTTTCAAAACCCAACAACTCTTTGGCCCTGTCCTACCTGCTGAGGATTGGGAGACAGGGCTACCCCTTGATTCCGATTCCCGTACAACGGGCGGGGGCGGGATATCATGACCTCGAGCGCGGCCCCCTGCCGAGCGCCGCGGCCATCCGTTCCGCGCTGCAGGGCGCGCAGGATTCTCGGTGGCCTCTGTGGGTCCGGGATGTCATGCCTTCCTCGACGCTCCGTCTCCTGGAAGAAGCACGAATGAAGGGACGCTTTTGCCCCGGGCCCCAGACCCTCTGGCCCCTGCTCCAGGCCCTCCTGATCCGCAGCTCTCCCGAGGAGCTGCGAGGATGTGCGGGGATGGATGAAGGGCTGGAAAATCTCTTCTTCAAGCGCTATAAAGACGCAGCTTCCTACGACGATTTCGTAGGAAGCTGCGTCTGCGCGCGCTATACGCGTTCCCGGATTCAGCGCCAGATCATCCGGCTCCTGGCGGGGGTGGACCGCTGGTCCGCGGCGGCCGCGTCCAGGATCGGGGCGCCCTATGCCCGCCTGCTGGGCGGCAGCGAACGTGGAAAAAAACTTCTGCGCGACAGGGCGCGATACTCCGACATCCCCATCGTGACGCGCCTCGCCGCGGTCAAGAATCCCATTGGAAAGCTGACCGCTGCGGCGGAGTTCCGCGCTTCAAGGCTCTATGAGCTGCTCCTCCCCAAGCCCGAATTGGATTACGAGGAACGGCAGACCCCCCGCTTCGAGCATTGA
- a CDS encoding S24 family peptidase produces the protein MQNDAAKNIGERIKARREALGMKRPELARSLGVEPNTLYRYEIGSIGIKDSIKEKIAQALGVSLGYLMEGKGPQPVSQRLEPEPIVPPQIYLPVLNQEACAGGGFNWSDVESEVKEWMPWPTLEAGGPTGPGKPYFVRVEGESMVGANIDDGCLILINPNIEVRSGDIAYIRWHERCSVKGIIFYRDGRVELRPANKDFRSIWVEKEDIENLEVLGKVVRWLNMGIPKSIF, from the coding sequence ATGCAGAACGACGCGGCAAAGAACATAGGCGAGCGCATCAAGGCGCGGCGGGAGGCGCTCGGGATGAAACGCCCGGAGCTCGCCCGGAGCTTGGGGGTCGAGCCCAACACCCTTTATCGCTACGAGATCGGAAGTATCGGCATCAAGGACTCCATCAAGGAAAAAATCGCCCAGGCCTTAGGCGTCAGCCTTGGATACCTCATGGAGGGCAAGGGACCGCAACCCGTTTCGCAACGGCTCGAGCCGGAGCCGATCGTGCCTCCGCAGATTTATCTTCCCGTTCTGAATCAGGAGGCCTGTGCGGGCGGCGGCTTCAACTGGTCGGACGTCGAATCGGAGGTGAAGGAGTGGATGCCGTGGCCGACGCTCGAGGCGGGCGGCCCCACAGGTCCGGGCAAGCCCTATTTCGTCCGCGTGGAGGGAGAGAGCATGGTCGGGGCCAATATAGACGATGGCTGCCTGATCCTGATCAACCCCAACATCGAGGTCAGGAGCGGTGACATCGCCTACATCCGCTGGCACGAACGCTGTTCTGTTAAAGGCATTATCTTCTACAGGGACGGACGAGTGGAGCTGCGCCCCGCCAACAAGGACTTCCGGTCCATCTGGGTGGAGAAGGAGGACATCGAAAATCTGGAGGTCCTGGGCAAGGTCGTCCGCTGGCTCAACATGGGCATCCCCAAAAGCATCTTTTAG
- a CDS encoding acetate kinase: MKVLVINCGSSSLKYQLFDMNTESVLAKGLVERIGIDGSQIKHTKTGMEAVVKATPIPDHKVGIQLVLDALMDKGHGVLSSLGELSAIGHRVVHAGEKFSTSVKLDPQVMAALRECIPLAPLHNPANIMGIEAVTEVLPSVPQVAVFDTAFHQTMPEHAYIYGLPYGYYEKYKVRRYGFHGTSHYFVSRRAAEILDKPVERLKIVTCHLGNGSSITAVQGGRSIDTSMGFTPLAGVLMGTRCGDIDPALVPFIAQTEKLDAKDLDALLNKKSGLLGVSGLSSDLRDIEEAAARGEPRSRLALAVLTYGIRKYIGAYAAAMGGIDALVFTAGVGENSILVRSMVCEGLDFLGISIDQEKNKVRGKEADIGASGSRVRVLVVPTNEELVIARDTKRLVAAN; encoded by the coding sequence ATGAAGGTCTTAGTCATCAACTGCGGCAGCTCGTCCCTGAAGTATCAGCTTTTCGACATGAATACGGAGAGCGTCCTCGCGAAGGGGCTGGTGGAGCGTATCGGTATCGACGGGTCGCAGATCAAGCACACCAAGACGGGTATGGAAGCGGTGGTCAAGGCGACCCCCATCCCGGATCACAAGGTGGGCATCCAACTTGTCCTCGACGCCCTCATGGACAAGGGGCACGGGGTACTGTCCTCGCTGGGTGAATTGAGCGCCATCGGACACCGGGTCGTCCACGCGGGGGAAAAGTTCTCGACCTCCGTAAAGCTGGATCCTCAGGTGATGGCGGCCCTCAGGGAGTGCATTCCCCTCGCGCCGCTTCACAACCCCGCCAATATCATGGGAATCGAGGCCGTCACCGAGGTCCTTCCCTCCGTGCCGCAGGTCGCGGTATTCGATACGGCCTTCCATCAGACCATGCCGGAGCACGCCTACATCTACGGTCTCCCCTACGGCTATTACGAGAAGTACAAGGTCCGGCGCTACGGGTTCCACGGAACGAGCCATTACTTCGTCTCGCGCCGGGCGGCCGAGATCCTGGACAAGCCAGTCGAGAGGCTGAAGATCGTGACGTGCCACCTGGGCAACGGCAGCTCCATAACCGCGGTCCAGGGCGGACGGTCCATCGACACCTCGATGGGTTTCACGCCTCTGGCGGGGGTCTTGATGGGAACGCGTTGCGGCGATATCGACCCCGCCCTGGTCCCCTTCATCGCGCAGACGGAGAAGCTGGATGCTAAGGATCTGGATGCGCTTTTGAACAAGAAGAGCGGTCTCCTTGGGGTCTCCGGGCTCAGCAGCGACCTTCGTGACATCGAGGAAGCCGCCGCCAGGGGGGAGCCCCGTTCCAGGCTGGCCCTCGCGGTCCTGACCTATGGAATCCGGAAATACATCGGCGCCTACGCGGCTGCCATGGGGGGGATCGACGCGTTGGTCTTCACCGCGGGAGTGGGGGAGAACAGCATCCTCGTTCGATCCATGGTGTGTGAGGGACTGGATTTTCTGGGTATCTCCATCGATCAGGAGAAGAACAAGGTGCGGGGCAAGGAGGCGGATATCGGCGCTTCCGGCTCTCGGGTCCGGGTGTTGGTCGTCCCAACGAACGAGGAACTCGTCATCGCCCGCGACACGAAGCGTCTGGTCGCCGCTAATTAG